DNA from Fibrobacter sp.:
ACTAGCGAGTTTCATGAAGGCGCACTTGTTTCCAATAGGCCTGTTGATGTAGGTATTGGTTTCGGCTACAAGGATTTTTACTGGGACTTCCTTTACCCGCTGCCGTTTACGGTAGGCAAGGGGCAGTCGGAATCCATGGCGCTTGAGACGGGAATTGACTTTTTCCCTGATGACTGGTGGATCAAGGGAAAATACCGCCGCTACAGCGGTTTTACATCAGGTAGTAGCGATAGCACCATCTTTGTGGATTTGTGGCAGCGTGATATGTATCTGTCTGCCTTGTGGATGGGAACTGCCAAGGGGCGGTTTACGCCCATGGCCGCCTATTTCTTGGACCGCCGTCAGAAATATTCCGCCGGCAGTCTGCTTTTGGGCGGACGCATTCAGGATTCCAAGGCGAAGGGGCGCGATAGCACCTTGGCGTTCTATACGCAGGAACGTGAAATCTATAGTACCTGGGTCAATATGGGCTATAGCTATACCTGGGTTTTCACCAACTACATGTTCCTGAACCTTTGGGGCATTGCGGGTCTTGCGGTTAGTACGGAATCGGAATCCAATGATTTCATCATGCTGCCCGATGTGGACATGAAGATGGCCTACGGCTATATTGGTGATACGTGGTCCTGGAACACCGTAATGGAAATGGAATACTTGCCTACCATTTTCAATGACCATTGGGAACAGAAGCTGGTTTGCGCATACAAGATCCTGATTGTCCGTAGATTCTAGATTTACGTATAAAGTAATTTCTCTGTTTTATTGCCGTATTCGAGCGATTTAGTTCGGCATCAGTCCAAAATGCCTAAAAAGGTGTTGATTTAGAGGAATTTAGAAGTCCGATTGAGTGGCTTAGCGTTTTGAAGTTGCTAAATTAACCCCGTAAAATTTTAATCAGTGTCCGCAGGCTATGCCTTCGGCCGTAAAAAGGAATCAAAATGAGTATTGTAGATACCGTATTGCACAAGATTTTCGGTACACCCCACGAACGTAAGGTGAAGCAGCTTCGCCCGGTGATCGCCCAGATCAACAAGGCTCGCGAGGCCCTGGAAGCCCTCGATGATGCCGCCCTGGCTGCAAAGAGTGCTGAGTTCCGCGAGAAGCTGAAGAACGGCGCCACCCTTGACGATATCCGTGTGGATGCCTTCGCAGTCTGTAAGGAAGCTTGTGACCGTCGTCTCGGTATCTTCAACATCTTCAAGCCCGAGAACAACTTCGACTTTAGCCAGTTGGGCCCTGAGCTCCAGGATTGCGCCAACGAGGCCAAGGCTCAGCTCGCCAGCGGCAAGAACGAATGGGAAGTCTACCTGCCTGCCGCCCTCTATGCAAAGGTTCGTGAACTCTATCCCAAGTCCGTGAAGCCTTTCCGTATGATGCCTTTCGACGTGCAGATGATCGGTGGCTTGGTTCTTCACGAAGGTGCTATCGCAGAAATGGCTACCGGTGAAGGTAAGACTCTTGCTGCAGCACTGCCCGTTTACCTGAACGCCCTTGGCGGCCATGGTGTTCACGTGGTGACTGTTAACGATTACCTGGCTGGCCGTGACGCCAAGCAGATGGGTATGGTCTATAAGTTCCTGGGTCTTACCGTTGGTCTTATCGTGAACGGCCTCAATCCGGAACAGCGTCGTGAGAGCTACAACTCCGACGTGACCTACGGTACCAACAACGAATTCGGCTTCGACTACCTCCGCGACAACATGGCTGTGGAACCTTCCCAGCTTGTGCAGCGTGAACTGAACTTCTGTATCGTTGACGAAGTGGACTCCATCTTGATCGACGAAGCCCGTACTCCGCTTATCATCAGCGGCCCTGCCGAAGACGCTACCGACAAGTACGCCAAGGCAAATGAAATTGCAAAGAAGCTTATTAAGAACAAGGACTTCAGCGTGGATGAGAAGGACAAGGTTGTCCAGCTCACTTCCAAGGGTGTTACACACATCGAAGACCTTCTCCAGGTCACCAACCTCTACGGCGAACATGCCGACTGGGTACACTTCATTGACCAGGCCCTTAAGGCATGGCACATCTACGTGAAGGATGTGGACTATATCGTACGTGATGGCGAAATCATCATCGTCGACGAAAATACCGGTCGTCTCATGGAAGGCCGCCGTTACAGCAACGGTATGCACCAGGCTATCGAAGCCAAGGAAAACGTGCAGATTCGTCGCGAGAACCAGACTCTCGCAACCATTACCTTCCAGAACTACTTCCGTATGTACAACAAGCTGTCCGGTATGACCGGTACTGCTGAAACGGAAGCAACGGAATTCATCAAGATTTACAACATGAACACTTGGGTGATTCCCACCAACAATCCCTGTGTCCGTAAGGACCTGCAGGACCTGGTGTATAAGTCCGAAGATGCCAAGTGGCGCGCCATTGTTGCAGAAATCAAGGAACGTCACGAAAAGGGCCAGCCCCTGCTCGTTGGTACCGCCTCCATTGAAAAGTCCGAACACCTCCATGGTCTTCTGGAAAAGGAAGGCATTCCTCACGAAGTGCTCAACGCCAAGAACCATGGCCGTGAAGCTGAAATCATCCAGTACGCCGGCTGCAAGGGCAAGGTGACCATCGCTACCAACATGGCTGGTCGTGGTA
Protein-coding regions in this window:
- a CDS encoding DUF4421 domain-containing protein, whose translation is MALLFYLWPMLSRLAATLFFVLSCSTVFAFDNSGFLETGGGIEIFERHFPLRFLCNYNFASLWTSEFHEGALVSNRPVDVGIGFGYKDFYWDFLYPLPFTVGKGQSESMALETGIDFFPDDWWIKGKYRRYSGFTSGSSDSTIFVDLWQRDMYLSALWMGTAKGRFTPMAAYFLDRRQKYSAGSLLLGGRIQDSKAKGRDSTLAFYTQEREIYSTWVNMGYSYTWVFTNYMFLNLWGIAGLAVSTESESNDFIMLPDVDMKMAYGYIGDTWSWNTVMEMEYLPTIFNDHWEQKLVCAYKILIVRRF
- the secA gene encoding preprotein translocase subunit SecA; this encodes MSIVDTVLHKIFGTPHERKVKQLRPVIAQINKAREALEALDDAALAAKSAEFREKLKNGATLDDIRVDAFAVCKEACDRRLGIFNIFKPENNFDFSQLGPELQDCANEAKAQLASGKNEWEVYLPAALYAKVRELYPKSVKPFRMMPFDVQMIGGLVLHEGAIAEMATGEGKTLAAALPVYLNALGGHGVHVVTVNDYLAGRDAKQMGMVYKFLGLTVGLIVNGLNPEQRRESYNSDVTYGTNNEFGFDYLRDNMAVEPSQLVQRELNFCIVDEVDSILIDEARTPLIISGPAEDATDKYAKANEIAKKLIKNKDFSVDEKDKVVQLTSKGVTHIEDLLQVTNLYGEHADWVHFIDQALKAWHIYVKDVDYIVRDGEIIIVDENTGRLMEGRRYSNGMHQAIEAKENVQIRRENQTLATITFQNYFRMYNKLSGMTGTAETEATEFIKIYNMNTWVIPTNNPCVRKDLQDLVYKSEDAKWRAIVAEIKERHEKGQPLLVGTASIEKSEHLHGLLEKEGIPHEVLNAKNHGREAEIIQYAGCKGKVTIATNMAGRGTDIALGEGVTELGGLHVLGTERHESRRIDNQLRGRSGRQGDPGSSQYFLSL